A window of the Opitutaceae bacterium genome harbors these coding sequences:
- a CDS encoding polysaccharide deacetylase family protein, translating to MSYDDSLPVHYLEVAPMLEQHGMRATFYLPVLSIENPDAWKAVALQGHELGNHSLFHPCRRDEGNAYWLAEYYDLGDYTPGRFRDELKVADLVLDLLDGGKPRTYGNNCTNLTIGRGELEEPMDPILAQLFVAARGAITNRPVDPNRPEFTRLGHYSGDGRTFEQIRAEIEAAHAKGGWIIYMIHGVGQGTHSLFIDDEEHRKLIEWLDQERASIWTAPVVEVAQHLKEAVSGD from the coding sequence TTGAGCTATGACGACAGCCTGCCGGTGCACTACCTTGAGGTGGCGCCGATGCTGGAACAGCACGGCATGCGCGCGACTTTTTATCTTCCCGTGTTAAGCATCGAGAATCCCGATGCCTGGAAGGCGGTGGCGTTGCAGGGCCACGAATTGGGCAACCATTCACTGTTCCATCCCTGCCGGCGTGATGAAGGCAACGCCTACTGGCTGGCGGAATACTACGATTTGGGGGACTATACGCCCGGACGTTTTCGTGACGAACTCAAGGTGGCCGATCTTGTGCTCGACCTGCTCGATGGCGGCAAACCCCGGACTTACGGAAATAACTGCACCAATCTCACCATTGGTCGGGGTGAGTTGGAGGAACCCATGGATCCGATCCTCGCGCAGCTGTTTGTGGCCGCGCGGGGCGCGATCACCAACCGTCCCGTCGATCCCAACCGCCCCGAGTTCACCCGGCTCGGACACTACAGCGGCGACGGCAGGACATTCGAGCAAATCAGGGCCGAGATCGAAGCGGCCCACGCGAAAGGGGGCTGGATCATCTACATGATCCACGGTGTGGGCCAGGGTACGCACAGTCTGTTCATCGATGATGAGGAACACCGGAAGCTGATCGAATGGCTCGACCAGGAACGTGCCTCGATCTGGACTGCCCCCGTCGTCGAAGTGGCGCAGCACCTCAAAGAGGCGGTGTCGGGCGACTGA
- a CDS encoding lysophospholipid acyltransferase family protein — MKRPALKAPLALTGDYLSPRYEPTLVARAFPSLVFYSRILGIVRRAFLAARKGRFDQNQLKIQAQETIRALERQGVRISVTGVAHFRAIDGPCVFVGNHMSTLETFVLPGLVVPFKPLTFVVKQSLVSMPVFGPIMRSCDPLVVGRSNPREDLRTMLEGGAERLARGLSIAVFPQTTRTTRFEPEAFNSIGTKMAKKAGVPVVPLAIRSDAWSTGRLVRDFGPFRPELPVHFAFSEPIMIEGNGKEAHETTIDFIRSHLGAWYAQVPLLNPS, encoded by the coding sequence ATGAAACGGCCCGCACTTAAAGCGCCCCTCGCGCTGACCGGCGATTACCTTTCGCCGCGTTACGAGCCGACCCTGGTCGCGCGGGCCTTTCCTTCGCTTGTCTTTTATTCCCGGATCCTCGGGATTGTCCGCCGCGCCTTCCTCGCGGCACGCAAGGGGCGATTCGATCAGAATCAGTTGAAGATCCAGGCCCAGGAGACCATTCGCGCCCTCGAACGGCAGGGAGTGCGGATTTCGGTCACCGGAGTGGCGCACTTCCGCGCGATCGATGGCCCCTGCGTCTTTGTGGGCAACCACATGAGCACCTTGGAAACCTTCGTGCTTCCGGGACTGGTCGTTCCCTTCAAGCCGCTGACCTTTGTCGTCAAGCAGAGTCTGGTCAGCATGCCCGTCTTCGGGCCGATCATGCGTTCCTGTGATCCGCTCGTGGTCGGGCGGAGCAATCCGCGGGAGGATCTGCGGACCATGCTTGAGGGAGGGGCCGAGCGCCTCGCCCGGGGATTGTCGATCGCCGTCTTTCCCCAAACCACCCGGACGACCCGCTTCGAACCCGAAGCCTTCAACAGCATCGGGACCAAGATGGCGAAGAAAGCCGGGGTGCCGGTGGTTCCCCTGGCCATCCGTTCCGATGCCTGGTCCACCGGTCGACTGGTCCGCGATTTCGGACCCTTCCGACCTGAACTGCCCGTCCACTTTGCTTTCAGTGAGCCGATCATGATCGAAGGCAATGGCAAGGAGGCCCACGAGACGACGATCGATTTCATCCGCTCTCACCTCGGTGCCTGGTATGCGCAAGTGCCGCTGTTGAATCCCTCCTGA
- a CDS encoding class I SAM-dependent methyltransferase, whose protein sequence is MNPSKQPRTSTQNGRLWGARAKDWAEIQEGQFSNAYQAVFDQCGLGADTDYCDVGCGAGMAALLASDRGARVSGLDASHNLLGIARQRVPEGDYRIGDLEELPFPDGAFDLVTSFNAVQYAANPRAALAEARRIAKPAGRIVVMTWGDPEGMEAAALVAALKALLPQPPPGAPGPFALSDEGALRAFAESGGLQTLSVTDVACHWHYPDLENALRGLGSSGVAAKAAEHSGADAVDAAHEAAFEPYRQDDGSYKIGASFRWLVASP, encoded by the coding sequence ATGAATCCTTCCAAGCAGCCAAGGACATCCACCCAGAACGGTAGACTGTGGGGCGCGCGCGCTAAAGACTGGGCGGAGATTCAGGAAGGGCAGTTCAGCAATGCCTATCAGGCAGTGTTTGACCAGTGCGGATTGGGCGCTGATACGGACTATTGCGATGTCGGTTGCGGGGCCGGTATGGCAGCTCTGCTGGCATCCGATCGTGGCGCTAGAGTTTCGGGTCTCGATGCCTCACATAATCTGCTCGGCATCGCAAGGCAACGGGTTCCGGAGGGCGACTATCGAATCGGAGATCTGGAGGAACTCCCGTTTCCGGATGGTGCCTTTGACCTCGTGACAAGCTTCAATGCGGTTCAGTACGCGGCCAATCCGCGGGCGGCTCTTGCCGAGGCGAGACGAATTGCGAAGCCTGCTGGCCGCATCGTTGTCATGACCTGGGGTGATCCGGAAGGCATGGAAGCAGCCGCTCTCGTTGCTGCGCTGAAGGCGCTCCTGCCACAACCGCCACCAGGTGCCCCGGGACCGTTCGCGTTGTCAGACGAAGGCGCGCTTCGGGCATTCGCCGAGAGCGGCGGACTCCAGACGCTGAGTGTCACCGACGTGGCGTGCCATTGGCACTACCCGGATCTCGAGAATGCCCTGCGTGGGCTTGGCTCATCGGGTGTCGCGGCAAAAGCGGCCGAGCACTCGGGTGCTGACGCAGTTGACGCCGCTCATGAGGCGGCGTTCGAACCCTATCGCCAAGATGACGGAAGCTACAAAATCGGAGCGTCATTCAGGTGGTTGGTGGCCTCACCCTGA